One window of the Tachypleus tridentatus isolate NWPU-2018 chromosome 10, ASM421037v1, whole genome shotgun sequence genome contains the following:
- the LOC143230330 gene encoding uncharacterized protein LOC143230330, translating to MVLTTEERVWLVEHVFREAGRHIDVVRQRFAEKFPDTPVPHRNAVRNLVDKFWETGSVNDAKRCGRSAKLSEEKLLDISDSVMQSPSKSLRKLAQQHDIGLGTAHKAVRKKLKLFPYKIMAVQELEATDNEKRIRYCRWFNRFIEENTANVLDVTFFTDEAWFHLSGYVNSQNSRLWSSRLFIYGEQQNLQCIEIVRARWMT from the coding sequence atggttttaacaactgaagaacgtgtatggcTCGTCGAACACGTATTCCGAGAAGCTGGTAGACACATAGATGTGGTGCGACAGCGATTTGCTGAAAAGTtcccagatacacctgttccacatcgcaatgcagttcgtaaccttgttgataagttTTGGGAAACAGGATCAGTCAATGATGCCAAACGCTGTGGAAGGTCAGCAAAGCTATCGGAGgagaaactgttggatatttctgacagtgtgatgcagagtccatcaaaatcattacgaaagttagctcagcagcatgatattggtcttggaactgctcataaggccgtcagaaagaaattaaagctcttcCCGTACAAAATAATGGCGGTGCAAGAACTGGaagcaactgataatgaaaaacgaatacgCTATTGCAGATGGTTTAACCGATTTATCGAAGAGAATACAGCTAATGTATTGGATGTGACCTTTTTCACCGACGAAGCATGGTTCCATCTCTCTGGTtacgttaattcacaaaattcaagattgtggtCATCCAGACTTTTTATCTATGGGGAACAGCAAAATCTGCAGTGTATCGAGATCGTCCGCGCACGCTGGATgacttga